A single region of the Salvia miltiorrhiza cultivar Shanhuang (shh) chromosome 8, IMPLAD_Smil_shh, whole genome shotgun sequence genome encodes:
- the LOC131000231 gene encoding V-type proton ATPase subunit E-like isoform X1, protein MNDADVSKQIQQMVRFIRQEAEEKANEISVSAEEEFNIEKLQLVEAEKKKIRQEYERKDKQVQVRKKIEYSMQLNASRLKVLQAQDDLVNSMKESASKELLHVGGNHRSYEHLLKDLIVQGLLRLKEPSVLLRCRKADLQYVEPILDRAKKEYAEKAKVHSPEIIVDQVYLPPAPSHHNAHDRFCSGGVVLASRDGKIVFENSLDARLEVVFRKKLPEVLHIRLLRENLIRLSIYCSND, encoded by the exons ATGAATGACGCCGATGTATCGAAGCAGATCCAGCAGATGGTCCGCTTCATCCGCCAAGAGGCGGAGGAGAAGGCGAACGAGATCTCCGTCTCCGCCGAGGAA GAATTCAATATCGAGAAGTTGCAGCTAGTGGAAGCCGAGAAGAAGAAGATCAGACAAGAGTATGAGCGCAAAGACAAACAAGTCCAAGTTCGGAAGAAGAT TGAGTACTCTATGCAACTGAATGCTTCTCGGCTCAAGGTTCTTCAGGCGCAGGATGATTTGGTCAATTCCATGAAGGAGTCTGCATCGAAGGAGCTTTTACATGTTGGCGGTAACCACCGAAGCTACGAGCATCTCCTCAAGGATCTCATTGTTCAG GGTTTGTTGAGGCTAAAAGAGCCATCTGTGTTATTGCGCTGTCGTAAAGCTGACTTACAGTATGTGGAGCCCATCTTGGACAGAGCAAAGAAGGAATATGCCGAGAAGGCAAAAGTTCATTCTCCTGAGATCATAGTTGACCAAGTCTACCTTCCACCAGCTCCTTCTCATCACAATGCTCACGATCGTTTCTG TTCTGGAGGTGTGGTGTTGGCTTCTAGAGACGGGAAAATTGTGTTTGAGAACTCTCTTGATGCTAGACTGGAGGTTGTATTCCGAAAAAAGCTACCAGAGGTACTCCATATTCGTTTGCTACGAGAGAATCTTATTCGTCTATCCATTTATTGTAGTAATGATTAA
- the LOC131000231 gene encoding V-type proton ATPase subunit E-like isoform X2 produces MNDADVSKQIQQMVRFIRQEAEEKANEISVSAEEEFNIEKLQLVEAEKKKIRQEYERKDKQVQVRKKIEYSMQLNASRLKVLQAQDDLVNSMKESASKELLHVGGNHRSYEHLLKDLIVQGLLRLKEPSVLLRCRKADLQYVEPILDRAKKEYAEKAKVHSPEIIVDQVYLPPAPSHHNAHDRFCSGGVVLASRDGKIVFENSLDARLEVVFRKKLPEIRKSLFGEVAA; encoded by the exons ATGAATGACGCCGATGTATCGAAGCAGATCCAGCAGATGGTCCGCTTCATCCGCCAAGAGGCGGAGGAGAAGGCGAACGAGATCTCCGTCTCCGCCGAGGAA GAATTCAATATCGAGAAGTTGCAGCTAGTGGAAGCCGAGAAGAAGAAGATCAGACAAGAGTATGAGCGCAAAGACAAACAAGTCCAAGTTCGGAAGAAGAT TGAGTACTCTATGCAACTGAATGCTTCTCGGCTCAAGGTTCTTCAGGCGCAGGATGATTTGGTCAATTCCATGAAGGAGTCTGCATCGAAGGAGCTTTTACATGTTGGCGGTAACCACCGAAGCTACGAGCATCTCCTCAAGGATCTCATTGTTCAG GGTTTGTTGAGGCTAAAAGAGCCATCTGTGTTATTGCGCTGTCGTAAAGCTGACTTACAGTATGTGGAGCCCATCTTGGACAGAGCAAAGAAGGAATATGCCGAGAAGGCAAAAGTTCATTCTCCTGAGATCATAGTTGACCAAGTCTACCTTCCACCAGCTCCTTCTCATCACAATGCTCACGATCGTTTCTG TTCTGGAGGTGTGGTGTTGGCTTCTAGAGACGGGAAAATTGTGTTTGAGAACTCTCTTGATGCTAGACTGGAGGTTGTATTCCGAAAAAAGCTACCAGAG ATACGCAAGAGCCTATTTGGTGAGGTTGCTGCATGA